CAGCGAAGAAGGCTTTACGCAGGTGAGTTACCAGTGAAGACTCTCGCCCAGTGGATCATGGGCTTCACCGTGGCCGTAGCTGTGCTGGTCGGCGGCCCGGCGGCGGTAGCCGTTGCTCAGGAAGAGCAGGAGCAGGCCACCACCATGGAGGAATGCACGGCTGGGCAGCTCGAATTGTCAGCCGCGAAGCAGATGATCGAAGAAGGAGCCGTTCCTGGCGTGGACGGGACGCTTTTCCTTGCAGACAGCGACATCGAAAAAGCACGTGAAGCCGATCCCACCCGGTTCGAAGAACTTCTTACCCACTACCAAGAGGACGACTCTATCCGAGCATCGCTCGGCCGCGGAACCAACACCGCCACATGTGGGGCCCTGTTCCCTGTCAACAAGGCGGTGGATGCCGTCGCGAACTCAGACTTCTGGGATGACGCCATTGGTAAGTTCGTGAAGTCGGTTATGGAGGGAAACACCGAAGCCATGGCAGTGGCCATGACTTTCTGGATGGACTTCTCGACGACTTCGGTCAACACCGACGCCAACATCCGCGGTGTTAAGAACATCGTCATGGGGCTGGCTGGCTTCGCCCTCATCGCCAGCTTCATCGTCGGAGGATACCGACTCGCGGCAGCTCGCCGGGGAGGAATCCAGCAAGGGATCGAAGACATCGGTGACAACATGGTCCGCTGGATCATCTTCTCGATTGCTGTGCCCGTGATCGTCCCTGGGGCGATGATGGCCAGCGACACGCTCGCTGACGAGATCATGGCGCAGTTCGGCGCAGCGTCGCCGGAAGCATTCGTTAATCTCACCGCGCTGGAAGGGACCGGATTTGGGCCCATCCTGACCTTGTTCCTCTCCGGTGTAGCCCTGGCTGGTTCTGCTGTGCAGATCCTCGCGCTAGTCACGCGAGTCCTGGTCATTCCGATTGTCGCCGGCCTTACTCCACTCTTCGCTGCCCTGTCTTTCACGGAAACCGGACGCCAAGGTCTCAACCACTTGGTGGCCTACCTCTTGGCAGGAATCGCATTTAAACCCGTCAGTGCCCTTCTCTACTCGGTGGTCCTGTGGAACGTGTCTGATAACCAGAGCGGCCAGGACGTGAGCGCAGCAGTGATCAACGCACTGATGATTGGTCTGGCGGGATTCACCGCGCCCGCGCTCGTGCGCGCGATTGTCCCACTGGCGGCTCAGGCAGGCGGAGGAGCAGCAGCGCCGATGCTCAGTGGTTCCATGGGTGCGGTCGGTGCATTGGGTGGTGGTGCTCTGGGTGCGGCTGCAGGAGCGGCGACATCAGCTAGCGGCAAGCTTTCCTCGTTCAGAGGAGGAACGGGCTCTGGCGGTGGTGGAAGCACCGTGTTGACTGCGTCGGGTGGGGGACCGGGAGCTGGTGGTGGATTCGGTATGGGTGGCCGACCTTCTAGCAGTGGAGGCGGCGGAGGGGCCGCCCCCTCGTCCGGTGTTCGCGGCGGATCAGTCTCCACCAATTCCCAGCCGCGCGGCGCAGTCGGCGGAAGGGGAGGCCGAGCGGTAGCGGCGGGCGCATCCGTCGCCCGTGGATCAGGAGCAGTCCTGGGGGCCGCCGCTCGAGGAGCGTCGGCAGTCGGCCGCGTGGGAGCGCACACACCCCAGCGACTGCTTGACGAATCGATCGGTGTGCCGGGGCACTACGCCGGCCAGGTCCAGAGGTAAGGAAATAGCACATGTCCAAACACGACGTCGAAGCAGTGCAGTACTCACTTGGGCGCCCGTCACAGCGCACCGGACTGGGTGGATATTCAATGAAGACGACCGTGGTCGTCGCCATCGGATTCTTCGGCTACCTCCTGGCGCATCTGGCGGGACAAGCGATCTTCGGGTTTTTGGTCGTCCTGCCTGTCACAGCGCTGGTCACCGCCATGGTCACTGTGCAGTGGGCAGGAAGAAGCCTGGCCACCACACTCCGCATGATCGTGCAGGACTCCGGTCGTAAGCGGGCAGGTGAGCACATCTACCTGTCTGGGGAGTTGTCCCGAGTGCCCGGTGGCCATCACCGACTCCCCGGGGTGCTATCGCGAACCAAGGTTCTGAGAGGAACTGACGTTGACCATCAGCCGTTCGCCGCAATTGTCGACGGTCCAGCTCGGCTTGCCACCGTCATGCTCGACTGCCAGCTCACCGGCCAGACGCCGATGACACAGGAGGAGAGGAACATCAAGACGTCAGAGTGGTCGCGATGGCTGTCGATGATGTCCTTCTCCGGTGACATAGACTCCGTGGCCACGGTTGTCTCTACCCGGCCTGGGACTGGTCAGCTTGTCGCTAAAGAAGTGGACTCCATAGTTGCGGAGGGAGTACCGCCAATTGCAGAACAGATTATGAGGGAGGCGGGTAGCACGCTCGCCACCGGGGTTCCGGAGATTCTGTCCCACATCGCAATTACGGTGCGATTCGACGGGGAGAGCCTCGCGGACGAGGCGTTCATGGATCAGCTGGCTACGCGTGTCCCTGGTTGGTACCAACAGCTTGCATGGGCTGGGATCATTGCTTCACCGATGGACGAGGAGGAAATCGTTGCCCGCGTCCACGCGTTCTACAACCCAGCGGCAGAAGCGGACCTGGAGACACTCGAAGTGGGAGGGCAGCCGCATGGAGTGAGCTGGGCCGATGCAGGCCCATCCGTGGCAAGGACAACACCCTCTAATTATTACCACGATGGCTGCATTTCGGTGTCCTGGGAGATGAAGGATGCTCCACGCTCCACGTTTGAAGACACTCTTCTCACCGGCCTGATGGCCCCTCATGCCCGAGCGATCCGGAAGCGGGTGGCGGTTGTCTACCGCCCTTACGAGGCCGGCCAGGGGGTCTACAAAGTCGAGAGCGAGTATCGCGATGCGAAGTCAGCAAGCAACAGCTCTAAAAAGATCACACCCGCAGATACCGGGCTACGGCTTGAACACACTGAGGCCGCCCGTCGCGCACAGGCGCGGGGTGCGCAGCTCGGACGCTACAGCCTTTTCGTTACCGCGACAGTCGATGATTTGGCGACTCGTGACCGAGTGGTTCATGAAGTTGAGCAGCTTGGGTCAGGCGCAAGCGTGCGACTCCAGGTCATGAATCGCCAGCAGGACACCGGGTTCGTCATTAGCTGTGGGCTTGGACAGGTGCCCTGGAAAAAGGAGACCACCGATCTTTCTCATACAGCACTAGGAATGTGAGACTATCTTGAGCCTTAATCTGATAACCAAGCCCTTCAAGAGGAGGGTCCCTGAACCGTCCACAGCTCTTCACGGGCTCCAGGACATCGACATTGTCGAGGTTCGCGATCTCGATGGCCACTACGTCGGTTTCCTTGCAGACGCGAGTCGAGCGCAGGCCACTATGCTATCGCGGGTGACGGACGCCGCCTCCGTGACTCCGGACGCCCTTGGAATGTGGGAAGCCTCCCTCGTTGGAATGGAGAGCCTACTGGCGACGGTGTCCACACTGACGGTCGCAGAAGATGAACCCTCCTGGTCGCTTTCCGCGACGATGCAGGCTGTAGGCCGTGATGAGCGAAGGGATCCGACAGAGCTGGCCACCCGATTGGCCACATCCGCACCGGCGATCTACCGGCAAGCTGGTGACAGCGGCTTTCACTCCCGCCCGCTTTCTTCTTCTGAGGTGGTGTCCTTCGGGCAGCTCCATTGGTCACCGCTTCATCCCGCTAGCTGGCCTCCGCGTGCAGCCATAGTGGAGGAGGGCCCCAGCGAGGTGACCGTCGACGGGAATACTCACGTCGTATTCGAGGTCACCTGTGACGGAGATGACACGGTGCTGGAAATGCTCGCTTCGATAATCCAGGATCTGGGACCACGAGTTGATGCAACTTTCCGTCTGGCACGGGTGTTCCGTCCTGCGGCGGGTTTGGACAAGACTTCGTCCGGGCGGCGGGTCGGACTCCTGACGATCTCGTATGAGGCGGGGCGCCGTGACACCGGCACGTACCTGGCTGCGCTGTGCTTAGCGCAGCTGGACGCACGAGCACGCTTGCGGGTTCGACGTCTCTTCGGACGACAGCAGCTCGGGATGGGCATGGCCCTAGGTCTAGGAGTGCTCGGCTGGCAGCACCTGGAGGTGATCTTGTGACGACTAAAACCTTGAACTTCGAGGAACTGCAAGAAGCAATCGCCGCAGGTGAGGCAACAGCTCCTCATCCCTTGACCCGACAAGGAAGGAACTACCGTCGATGGTCTCGGGCTCAGAGGTCGGAGCTGCGCCGTGCAGAGAGCTGGTCGAGCCGCACCGCGGGTGCAGTCGAGGTCGTCGGGGAGAGGGCCTACTCCCGTGCGACGGTCTTCGGCTTCCGAGGGCGTGCCGGTGGCACCCAGAGGGTGGTATCAGGGCCTAAAGAATGGCAGACAACCACCAACTTCGGGGCAGGATTCAATCCCAACGTTGTCGGTGCCCCGGCACCGGTCATCGGCACTCCGCTGGGAACCCACGTGACCACAGGAGCCGAAGTCTG
This region of Corynebacterium atrinae genomic DNA includes:
- a CDS encoding SCO6880 family protein — its product is MSKHDVEAVQYSLGRPSQRTGLGGYSMKTTVVVAIGFFGYLLAHLAGQAIFGFLVVLPVTALVTAMVTVQWAGRSLATTLRMIVQDSGRKRAGEHIYLSGELSRVPGGHHRLPGVLSRTKVLRGTDVDHQPFAAIVDGPARLATVMLDCQLTGQTPMTQEERNIKTSEWSRWLSMMSFSGDIDSVATVVSTRPGTGQLVAKEVDSIVAEGVPPIAEQIMREAGSTLATGVPEILSHIAITVRFDGESLADEAFMDQLATRVPGWYQQLAWAGIIASPMDEEEIVARVHAFYNPAAEADLETLEVGGQPHGVSWADAGPSVARTTPSNYYHDGCISVSWEMKDAPRSTFEDTLLTGLMAPHARAIRKRVAVVYRPYEAGQGVYKVESEYRDAKSASNSSKKITPADTGLRLEHTEAARRAQARGAQLGRYSLFVTATVDDLATRDRVVHEVEQLGSGASVRLQVMNRQQDTGFVISCGLGQVPWKKETTDLSHTALGM